The following proteins are co-located in the Stegostoma tigrinum isolate sSteTig4 chromosome 39, sSteTig4.hap1, whole genome shotgun sequence genome:
- the LOC125447873 gene encoding thioredoxin-like, giving the protein MAGAGSTLGKPKKAQGKSAPPASEKAGASHQAKGAHSPSEVGTSRGKGGPLKADLAPSERGRIAKDLAKSSEKGTPPSTPAKATGGIPLKTINSKTQFDKYIKDAGERLVVIFFSGTWCETCQGLKPVMREIAQVNNLVHFYEVNVDDSEDTAEACDIIHIPTFQFYKLGKKVAEVLDDSRESVEEKIMELK; this is encoded by the coding sequence ATGGCGGGCGCGGGCAGCACGCTGGGGAAACCGAAGAAGGCGCAGGGGAAGAGCGCGCCGCCGGCTTCGGAGAAGGCCGGGGCCTCGCACCAGGCCAAGGGGGCCCACTCACCATCCGAGGTGGGCACGTCGCGTGGCAAGGGCGGGCCACTGAAGGCCGATCTAGCACCGTCGGAAAGAGGTAGGATCGCCAAGGACTTGGCGAAATCCTCCGAGAAAGGCACCCCGCCGTCGACGCCCGCCAAGGCAACGGGGGGCATTCCCCTGAAAACCATCAACAGCAAGACCCAGTTTGACAAGTATATCAAAGACGCTGGCGAACGCCTGGTGGTCATCTTCTTCTCGGGCACCTGGTGTGAGACGTGCCAGGGCCTGAAGCCTGTCATGAGGGAGATCGCACAGGTCAACAACCTGGTGCACTTCTACGAAGTGAACGTCGACGACTCGGAGGACACGGCCGAAGCCTGCGACATCATCCACATTCCGACCTTCCAGTTCTACAAATTGGGCAAGAAGGTGGCCGAAGTCCTGGATGACAGCCGAGAATCTGTGGAGGAAAAGATCATGGAATTGAAGTAG
- the blvrb gene encoding flavin reductase (NADPH) has product MGKKVVIFGSTGMTGLATLPQALEAGYEVTVLVRDPAKLPAECKGLKVIVGDVLNKEDVQKAVRGQDGVIIILGTRNDLSPTTMMSEGTKNIVEAMKAHGVRKVVACMSTFLLWDEEKIPTRLLDVTKDHQRMYEVLKNSGLDYVAVFSPHIEDAHPLTKAYTVSVNKRGGHVISKHDLGHFFLKCLTTSEYDGNIVCVSGNYTHS; this is encoded by the exons ATGGGGAAGAAGGTCGTGATTTTCGGCTCTACCGGGATGACGGGGCTCGCTACCCTGCCACAGGCTCTCGAAGCCG GTTATGAGGTCACTGTTCTGGTCCGTGATCCAGCCAAACTGCCAGCTGAATGCAAAGGGTTAAAGGTCATTGTTGGTGACGTTCTGAACAAGGAAGATGTCCAGAAGGCAGTCAGAGGTCAGGATGGAGTAATCATTATTCTGGGAACCAGGAATGATCTGA GCCCCACCACAATGATGTCCGAAGGAACCAAGAACATTGTTGAAGCAATGAAGGCCCACGGTGTGAGGAAGGTGGTGGCCTGCATGTCAA CATTCCTATTATGGGATGAAGAAAAGATCCCAACACGATTGCTGGATGTCACTAAGGATCATCAGAGGATGTATGAAGTACTGAAGAATTCTGGGCTGGACTATGTGGCTGTATTTTCACCCCACATTGAAG ATGCTCATCCCTTGACTAAGGCTTACACTGTGTCAGTGAACAAAAGGGGAGGCCATGTCATCTCCAAACACGACCTGGGACACTTCTTCCTCAAATGCCTGACAACTTCGGAATACGATGGgaacattgtgtgtgtgtctggaaatTATACACATTCATGA